A stretch of Desulfurivibrio alkaliphilus AHT 2 DNA encodes these proteins:
- a CDS encoding 3'-5' exoribonuclease YhaM family protein has translation MGAEKGIFIAEIAEGREVEGIFLVKELNRGETRAGKPFLRLTLVDNSGEIGGPVWDDAEELAPLCQPGSYLQVSGRGDSYQGSPQLKIGRISPVDPSSVDPADFMPSGDFDRRELEAELERLLAGVQSPPVRRLLDAFFSDREFYQRFTTAPAAKSMHHAYLGGLLEHTVAVARLAEAVSRLYPGLDADLLLAGALLHDLGKTEELTYREYPFGYSNRGRLVGHLVIGTEMISQKAAAIDDFPPELLERLQHLVLSHHGYHEFGTPTLPMMQEAFILHFLDNLDAKANYFHRLNRQTTEPGYQWSDYQRNLERFLYLPGPAQEPGQEPGRNPGPESDPPPAPRQATRKKKAAPRPDPPAAPPAMEDESSNPVDPRQKPLWG, from the coding sequence ATGGGTGCAGAGAAAGGGATTTTTATCGCGGAGATCGCTGAAGGCCGGGAAGTTGAGGGAATTTTCCTGGTCAAGGAGTTGAACCGCGGGGAGACCCGGGCCGGCAAGCCCTTTTTGCGCCTCACCCTGGTGGACAACAGCGGCGAGATCGGCGGGCCGGTGTGGGATGACGCCGAGGAGCTGGCACCGCTGTGCCAACCGGGCAGCTATCTCCAGGTCAGCGGCCGGGGAGACAGCTACCAGGGCAGCCCCCAACTTAAAATCGGCCGGATAAGCCCGGTGGACCCGAGCAGCGTTGATCCGGCCGATTTCATGCCCAGCGGCGATTTCGACCGCCGGGAGCTGGAAGCGGAGCTTGAACGGCTGCTGGCCGGGGTGCAGAGCCCGCCGGTGCGCCGGCTGCTGGACGCCTTCTTCAGCGACCGGGAGTTTTACCAGCGCTTCACCACCGCCCCGGCGGCCAAAAGCATGCACCATGCCTACCTGGGCGGGCTGCTGGAACACACGGTGGCGGTGGCTCGCCTGGCCGAGGCGGTGAGCCGGCTCTACCCGGGCCTGGATGCCGACCTGCTGCTGGCCGGCGCCCTGCTCCACGACCTGGGCAAGACCGAGGAGTTGACCTACCGGGAATACCCTTTCGGCTACAGCAACCGGGGCCGGCTGGTGGGGCACCTGGTGATCGGCACCGAAATGATCAGTCAAAAGGCGGCGGCCATCGACGACTTTCCGCCCGAGCTGCTGGAGCGCCTGCAACACCTGGTGCTGAGCCACCACGGCTACCACGAGTTCGGCACCCCCACCCTGCCCATGATGCAGGAGGCCTTTATCCTCCATTTTCTCGACAATCTTGATGCCAAGGCCAATTATTTCCACCGCTTGAACCGGCAAACCACCGAACCCGGCTACCAGTGGAGCGACTACCAGCGCAACCTGGAACGTTTTCTCTATTTGCCGGGCCCGGCCCAGGAGCCTGGCCAGGAGCCGGGCCGAAATCCCGGCCCGGAAAGTGATCCGCCCCCCGCCCCCCGGCAGGCAACCAGGAAGAAGAAAGCCGCTCCCCGGCCTGACCCGCCTGCTGCACCGCCGGCCATGGAGGACGAAAGCAGCAACCCCGTCGACCCCCGGCAAAAACCCCTGTGGGGCTAA
- the holB gene encoding DNA polymerase III subunit delta' translates to MLTTFSQIIEQQQAKEILRRAVGGGKLAHAYLFRGPAGVGKKTAARALAAALNCQGDRPEPLEACGRCPSCRKFASANHPDFLEIMPEGAGIKIQQVRELKKALQFPPLEAGRRVVVLGEVHTMRREAANSLLKTLEEPPADTILLLTGDEAGGILPTILSRCQIIPFYPLPVETLARTLYQEATDHRQELEMATDWSSDPVFQNCLTLATVAEGSLGRARQLQEQELLPLRRQVLESLLNLQPEAPAAPAVVLYWAERCAQLKEELPDFLDLLTSCYHDLALLQTLSPQDPANRHNPIINRDLLPLLSAAAAHRGPATLESCRQHLRRAQGRLRRNCNRTLVCEVLFFDLL, encoded by the coding sequence ATGCTTACCACTTTTTCGCAAATCATCGAGCAGCAGCAGGCCAAGGAGATACTGCGCCGGGCCGTGGGCGGCGGCAAACTGGCCCATGCTTATCTGTTTCGCGGCCCGGCCGGGGTGGGCAAGAAAACCGCCGCCCGGGCCCTGGCCGCTGCCTTGAATTGCCAAGGCGATCGTCCAGAGCCGTTGGAGGCCTGCGGCCGGTGTCCGTCCTGCCGCAAGTTTGCTTCCGCTAATCACCCCGATTTTCTGGAGATTATGCCTGAAGGGGCGGGGATCAAGATCCAGCAGGTGCGGGAACTCAAAAAAGCGCTGCAATTCCCTCCTCTCGAGGCCGGGCGCCGGGTGGTGGTGTTGGGGGAGGTCCACACCATGCGCCGGGAGGCGGCCAACAGCCTGCTGAAAACCCTGGAAGAACCACCGGCCGACACCATCCTGCTGCTTACCGGCGACGAGGCCGGGGGGATTCTGCCCACCATCCTTTCCCGCTGCCAGATCATCCCCTTTTATCCCCTGCCGGTGGAAACCCTGGCCAGAACCCTGTATCAGGAAGCAACTGACCATCGCCAGGAGCTGGAAATGGCGACTGATTGGTCAAGCGACCCGGTTTTCCAGAACTGCCTTACCCTGGCGACGGTGGCCGAAGGCAGCCTGGGCCGGGCCCGGCAGTTGCAAGAGCAGGAGTTGTTGCCCCTGCGCCGGCAGGTGCTGGAGAGTCTGCTCAACCTGCAGCCCGAGGCCCCGGCGGCCCCCGCAGTGGTGTTGTACTGGGCGGAACGGTGCGCCCAACTCAAGGAAGAGCTGCCGGACTTTCTCGACCTGCTGACCTCCTGCTACCATGATCTGGCCCTGCTGCAAACGCTAAGCCCGCAAGACCCGGCCAATCGGCACAACCCGATCATCAACCGCGACCTCCTGCCGCTGCTCTCTGCGGCGGCGGCGCATCGGGGGCCGGCCACGCTGGAAAGCTGCCGCCAACATTTACGCCGGGCCCAAGGCCGGCTGCGACGCAACTGCAACCGCACCCTGGTCTGCGAAGTGCTTTTCTTTGACCTGCTTTAA